Genomic segment of Peptococcaceae bacterium:
CATTGTCCTGATTGCCAGGGCTGTCGAGGAAGCCGGGGCGGACGCGGTTTCGCTTATCAACACGCTTTTGGGGATGGCGATCGACACCAGGACGCGCCGTCCGGCGCTGGCCAGCGTGGTGGGGGGTCTTTCCGGGCCGGCGGTCAAACCGGTCGCCTTGAGGATGGTCTGGCAGGTGTCCCGGGCGGTGAATATACCGGTGGTCGGGATGGGAGGCATCGTCAGGGCGGAGGATGCCGTTGAATTCATGCTGGCCGGAGCCACTGCCGTGGCAGTCGGTTCGGGCGCTTTCTACGATCCACTGTGCGCGGTTAAGGTGATCGAAGGGTTGGAACGCTGGCTGGAAAAAGAAAAAATCGCCGATGTGCAAGAGATCATCGGCGGGCTGCGCATAGAAGAAGGCTGAAGGTGATGATCGATTCAAGGGCGCTGTTGATACTCGCCGTTTTATTTGGATGAATGTTAAAACAAACAAAAGTACAAAAATGCTGACAGCAGAACAAGCCCTTGCGGCAGAAAAACTTTGCGCAGGCTGCCGGCGAAATCGGCGGAAAAATGCTCGATGCTCATGATGAAGCAGAGGTGCAAGGGGGTAACCATGGTGCCGCTGATGTTGGCCACCATGCTCAAAGCCGCAAGGACAAGCAGGTTATCGGGCGAGGCCACGGCTTTTACCAAAGGCAGGACGATTGTTACCGCCGGTATGGGGAAACCGGTCAAAAACCCGATAATGAAAGGGAGTATAACGGCGAAGAAAGCATGACCGAATCCCAGGCTGTTGAAATAAGCCGTCATTTGCTCGATGCTGCCGCTGTTGAGCAAAACATCGCGCAGGTAAAGGGCGGCAAAGACCATATATAGCAGGCGCCAGGCGAGGGACTGCTTGAGAATGGGAAGAATAAGCCGGCCGCTCAGCCGGTAATAAAAGAATGTCCCGGCCGTGACCAAGGGTAAGGCCAGGAGGATGCTGACATTAAAAAAGACCACCAGCACGACGACTGCGGTAATGGGCAAAAGACCCACCAGCACCTTTTTTTTGGCCAGCGAAGAATTGAGCGCCGCCTGTTTTGGCGCAGCGGGTATTTTTTTTAAAAGGAAAAATCCGGCCAGGGTCGATACTACCGTAAAGGGAAACATTAAGGCCATGTACCGGCTCATGGGTATGCCCAGCACATCCACCGCCAGCAGGGTAGCGGGGTATACGGGCAGGAAATACTCGAAAATGTGGCGGTAATAGTAATTGATGGCCGCTTTTTGTTCGCTGTTGGCGGCGACTCCTTTGGCGGCTTCCGCAACCAGGGGCGCGGAAAA
This window contains:
- a CDS encoding DUF401 family protein, whose translation is MSIFLDLAVLALMAVLLWKGVQMGHVMVICAVLFGLVHRVHPLELAKLLFASLLSPSTLTVLLTLVFITMLESVMREAGLQNSLVEGLKEASGNDRFTLASLPAVIGLLPSAGGARFSAPLVAEAAKGVAANSEQKAAINYYYRHIFEYFLPVYPATLLAVDVLGIPMSRYMALMFPFTVVSTLAGFFLLKKIPAAPKQAALNSSLAKKKVLVGLLPITAVVVLVVFFNVSILLALPLVTAGTFFYYRLSGRLILPILKQSLAWRLLYMVFAALYLRDVLLNSGSIEQMTAYFNSLGFGHAFFAVILPFIIGFLTGFPIPAVTIVLPLVKAVASPDNLLVLAALSMVANISGTMVTPLHLCFIMSIEHFSADFAGSLRKVFLPQGLVLLSAFLYFCLF